The following proteins are encoded in a genomic region of Pseudomonas sp. Os17:
- a CDS encoding aspartate aminotransferase family protein encodes MSEASRFWHPMLHPNEMKQREPIRIVRGDGCYVYDDQGHQLVDGVAGLWNVNVGHNRKEVKAAITAQLDELEYFQLFDGVSHPRAEELSRVVMNLLEPEDMTRVSFSSGGSDAIESALKLARQYWKLEGQADRTKFISLRQGYHGTHFGGASVNGNTVFRRNYEPLLPGCYHIDTPWLYRNPYSQDPEELGKICADLLEREIQFQSPDTVAAFIAEPIQGAGGVIVPPANYWPLIREVCDKYGVLLIADEVVTGFGRSGSMFGSRLWGIKPDIMCLAKGITSGYIPLGATVVNRRIEAAFEKNTNFTGAIMHGYTYSGHPVACAAALACLDIVVKEDLPANAAKMGDYMLGKLRPFVDRFESVGEVRGQGLMLALDLVADKTTREPIDPMSGYANQVAQIARDNGVMVRPVGTKIILSPPLVIQQAQVDAIVDALAEGLSRARR; translated from the coding sequence GTGAGCGAAGCAAGCCGTTTCTGGCACCCCATGCTGCACCCCAACGAAATGAAGCAACGCGAGCCGATCCGCATCGTTCGCGGCGATGGCTGCTATGTCTATGACGACCAGGGCCACCAACTGGTGGATGGCGTTGCCGGGCTGTGGAACGTCAACGTCGGCCACAACCGCAAGGAAGTGAAAGCCGCCATCACCGCGCAGCTCGATGAGCTGGAGTACTTCCAGCTGTTCGACGGGGTCAGCCACCCACGGGCCGAGGAACTGTCCCGGGTGGTGATGAACCTGCTGGAGCCCGAGGACATGACCCGGGTGTCCTTCAGTTCCGGCGGCTCGGACGCCATCGAGAGCGCGCTGAAACTGGCCCGCCAGTACTGGAAGCTCGAAGGCCAGGCCGATCGCACCAAGTTCATTTCCCTGCGCCAGGGCTATCACGGCACTCATTTCGGGGGGGCCTCGGTCAACGGCAACACCGTGTTCCGGCGCAACTACGAGCCTTTGCTGCCCGGTTGCTACCACATCGACACGCCCTGGCTGTACCGCAACCCCTACAGCCAGGATCCAGAGGAACTGGGCAAGATCTGCGCCGACCTGCTGGAGCGGGAAATCCAGTTCCAGAGCCCGGACACCGTGGCGGCGTTCATTGCCGAGCCGATCCAGGGCGCTGGCGGCGTCATAGTGCCTCCGGCCAACTACTGGCCATTGATCCGCGAAGTCTGCGACAAGTACGGGGTCCTGCTGATCGCCGATGAGGTGGTCACCGGCTTCGGGCGCAGCGGCTCGATGTTCGGCAGCCGCCTGTGGGGCATCAAACCCGACATCATGTGCCTGGCCAAGGGCATCACCTCGGGCTACATCCCCCTGGGCGCCACCGTGGTCAATCGCCGGATCGAGGCGGCCTTCGAAAAGAACACCAACTTCACGGGCGCCATCATGCACGGCTACACCTACTCCGGGCACCCCGTGGCCTGCGCCGCCGCCCTGGCCTGCCTGGACATCGTGGTCAAGGAAGACCTGCCGGCCAACGCGGCGAAAATGGGCGACTACATGCTCGGCAAGCTGCGGCCCTTCGTTGATCGCTTCGAAAGCGTCGGCGAAGTGCGCGGTCAGGGTCTGATGCTGGCCCTGGACCTGGTGGCGGACAAGACCACCCGCGAGCCCATCGACCCCATGAGCGGCTACGCCAATCAGGTGGCGCAAATTGCCCGGGACAACGGCGTCATGGTGCGCCCGGTGGGCACCAAGATCATTCTCTCGCCGCCTTTGGTGATCCAGCAGGCCCAGGTGGACGCCATAGTCGACGCCCTGGCCGAGGGGCTGAGCCGGGCTCGCCGCTAA